The following DNA comes from Nocardioides panzhihuensis.
CGCGCCGGTGGCGAAGATGACGGCGTCGTAGTACCGACGCAGGTCGTCGAGCTTGAGGTCGGTGCCGAAGTCGACGTTGCCGATGAACCGAATGCTGTCCTGGTTCAGGACGCGCTTCAGCGCCTTGATGATCTCCTTGATTCGCGGGTGGTCTGGAGCCACGCCGTAACGAACCAGGCCGTAGGGAGCAGGCAGGCGCTCGATGACGTCGACGCGCGCACCAGGGTGCTCCTTCGTGAGGATGTCGGCAGCGTAGATGCCGGCCGGGCCAGCACCGACGATCGCAACGCGGATGTCACGCATAAGGGAGTTCAACCTTCCGTGGATGTACTAAGGCAAGCCTAAAGGGGGTCGTGCAACCCTCCGAATCCGTTCCACCAGGTGGTTGCGTGGCGTACGCGGGTTTCACGCTCAATTCTAGAACGTGTTCTCGTTTGGAGCGGGTAAGAGGACGTGATCTCCGACACGTACGGCGCGTCGCGTTGCTGGTTTTGCTGGGCTGTTCGCCGCCGACGACACCTTGTGAATCGATCACAAGGCCGCCTGACCCGGCGGGCGACTCGTGGAGCATGGGTCTACCCGCACAGGCGGGGCGTTGGCGGGTGGTCTCACGCTGCCGGTTTAGGGGCGGCGAGTGAACCGGACGGTGCCGTCGGGCAACCGCTCGTGAACATAGGCAGGGTTGTGCGCCAGGCGGTGATGATGGGGACACAACAGGACCCCGTCCTTCAGGTCCGTTCGTCCGCCTGCGGCCCATGGATCTAGATGGATGCTCCTATGCATGTCAAGCGGCGGGTTCGTGCTCTGCGGCTGGTTTGTTGAGGTCTGTCAGGAGAGCGCGGTAGAGCTCGCGGACGGCCGCGCGCTTGAGGCATCGGATGATCTCGCTTTTGGTCTTTCCTTCGGCGGTGCGGCGGGTGACGTAGGCCTTGGTGGGTTCGTGCCATCGGAGCCGGTTGATGATGATCATGTGAATCGCGGAGTTGGCTCTCCGGTCGCCGCCGCGGTGGAGTCGATGCCGGGTTGTGTTGCCGCTGCTGGCTGGGATCGGGGCGACACCGCAGAGGCGTGCGAGTGAGGCCTCGGTTGAGATCCTGTCGCGGTTCTCTCCTGCGGTGGTCAGGAGTTGCGCAGCTGCTTCAGGTCCGGCGCCGAAGACCTGGAGCAGGGCGGGCGCTGCGTGTTGAACGAGTTCTGTGAGTTGCTGGTTGGCTTCCTCGATCTCTTCATCGAGAGCTTGAACGCGCCGTGCGAGTCGGCGCAGCATCGTCTTGGCGATGACTGTCAGCTCCCCGGACTGGGTTGAGGTCGTTGGTCGCAGGCGTAAGCAGCGGGCAACCAGTGCGGCGCGGTTGAGCCCTCGCAGCTGTTCGCGCAGTGGTTCGGGAGCGGAGTAGATCAGGCCGTGCATCTGGTTGATCGCGGCCTTGCGTGCTTTCGAGGCGCTGCGCCTGGTGGTTTGGATCATTCGGA
Coding sequences within:
- a CDS encoding IS110 family transposase, coding for MTNRSEDREVIGGVDTHGATHHCAALDARTGKLLGDSEFPATAKGYAQALKWLQRYGRVEAVGVEGTGSYGAGLTRYLTSRDVVVIEVVRANRQARYLQGKSDPLDAINAARAVLAGMATTVPKTRNGNVEAIRMIQTTRRSASKARKAAINQMHGLIYSAPEPLREQLRGLNRAALVARCLRLRPTTSTQSGELTVIAKTMLRRLARRVQALDEEIEEANQQLTELVQHAAPALLQVFGAGPEAAAQLLTTAGENRDRISTEASLARLCGVAPIPASSGNTTRHRLHRGGDRRANSAIHMIIINRLRWHEPTKAYVTRRTAEGKTKSEIIRCLKRAAVRELYRALLTDLNKPAAEHEPAA